Proteins from one Juglans microcarpa x Juglans regia isolate MS1-56 chromosome 1S, Jm3101_v1.0, whole genome shotgun sequence genomic window:
- the LOC121247368 gene encoding uncharacterized protein LOC121247368: MREWVALHQILEVYEKAFGQQLNRDKTSLVFSWNTKPAAKAYLMEVARLLATMKMEKYLGLPSLIGRSRAATFKGIVDRVGQKLGNWKNQFLSQAMKEILFKAVLQAIPTYYMSVFLLPLSLCRKLILYLLTFGGTTKTLNTKSIGKAITY; the protein is encoded by the coding sequence ATGAGAGAATGGGTTGCTTTACATCAGATATTGGAAGTCTATGAAAAAGCTTTTGGACAACAACTCAATCGAGACAAGACCTCACTGGTTTTCAGTTGGAACACAAAGCCAGCTGCAAAAGCCTATTTAATGGAGGTGGCAAGGTTACTAGCTACTATGAAAATGGAAAAGTACCTAGGTCTCCCTTCTCTCATTGGACGATCTAGGGCGGCTACCTTTAAGGGTATTGTTGATAGGGTTGGTCAGAAACTTGGTAACTGGAAAAACCAATTTCTTTCACAAGCTATGAAGGAGATACTTTTTAAGGCTGTTCTTCAGGCCATTCCCACTTATTACATGAGTGTGTTTTTACTCCCTCTTTCCCTATGCAGGAAGCTAATTCTTTATTTGCTAACTTTTGGTGGGACCACCAAGACTCTCAACACAAAATCGATTGGAAAAGCTATCACTTATTGA